The following coding sequences are from one bacterium SCSIO 12741 window:
- the rsmI gene encoding 16S rRNA (cytidine(1402)-2'-O)-methyltransferase: MLTLVPTPIGNLEDITLRAIRCLKECDAILAEDTRQTSKLLQHLSISKPLVAFHAHNEHKALHRVTDRLAAGENLVLVSDAGTPGISDPGFLLVRACVEMDLEVETLPGPTAFVPALVNSGLPCDRFVFEGFLPQKKGRQKRMLSLQEETRTMVFYESPHRLVKALNQFIEIFGSERKVSVSREITKIHEETVRGTLQEVHDYYSEKTVKGEIVVVLAGVG; this comes from the coding sequence GTGCTTACCCTGGTACCGACTCCCATCGGAAACCTGGAAGACATTACCCTGAGAGCCATTCGCTGCCTGAAGGAATGTGATGCTATCCTGGCAGAAGATACCCGGCAAACATCCAAGCTACTTCAACATCTCAGTATCAGTAAACCGCTGGTTGCTTTTCATGCGCACAATGAACACAAAGCCCTCCATCGGGTAACGGATCGATTGGCCGCTGGGGAGAATCTGGTCTTGGTGAGCGATGCAGGAACACCCGGAATTTCCGATCCTGGATTTCTTTTGGTTCGTGCCTGTGTGGAAATGGATTTGGAAGTTGAAACGCTACCTGGTCCAACTGCTTTTGTCCCTGCCCTTGTCAATAGCGGGTTGCCTTGCGATCGATTTGTATTCGAAGGGTTTCTACCTCAGAAAAAAGGACGGCAAAAAAGGATGCTGAGCCTGCAGGAAGAAACCCGCACCATGGTTTTCTACGAATCACCACATCGCTTGGTAAAAGCTTTGAACCAGTTCATCGAAATCTTTGGTTCGGAGCGTAAAGTATCTGTCTCTCGAGAGATCACCAAAATTCATGAAGAGACCGTTCGAGGCACCCTCCAAGAGGTACATGACTACTATAGCGAGAAGACTGTAAAAGGTGAAATCGTAGTGGTTTTGGCCGGCGTAGGATGA
- a CDS encoding thymidine kinase: MFLEDKITKEHKVGWIEVICGSMFSGKTEELIRRLKRAQFAKQKVEIFKPAVDTRYDDEEVVSHDENSIPSTPVPSSGNILILANDVEVVGIDEAQFFDDNLPQVCNQLANSGVRVIVAGLDMDFQGRPFGPMPHLMAIAEYVTKVHAICVRTGKLANFSYRTSEGESLVELGAQENYIPLSREAYMEALSEDQKEEE, encoded by the coding sequence ATGTTTCTTGAAGACAAAATTACCAAAGAGCACAAAGTTGGCTGGATCGAAGTAATCTGTGGATCTATGTTTTCCGGAAAAACGGAAGAGCTTATCCGCCGTTTAAAAAGGGCCCAATTTGCCAAGCAAAAGGTCGAAATTTTTAAGCCGGCTGTAGATACTCGCTACGATGATGAGGAGGTGGTTTCTCACGATGAAAACAGCATTCCTTCAACGCCTGTCCCTTCTTCTGGCAACATTCTCATTTTGGCAAATGATGTGGAAGTGGTGGGAATTGATGAAGCTCAATTTTTTGACGATAATCTTCCTCAAGTTTGCAATCAATTGGCCAATAGCGGTGTTCGCGTAATTGTGGCAGGGTTGGATATGGACTTTCAAGGTCGCCCATTTGGACCCATGCCTCATTTGATGGCCATTGCAGAATACGTAACCAAGGTGCATGCGATTTGTGTGCGTACCGGTAAGTTGGCCAACTTTTCTTACCGCACCAGTGAAGGGGAAAGTCTGGTGGAATTGGGCGCCCAGGAGAATTACATTCCACTTTCGAGAGAGGCTTATATGGAAGCCTTGAGCGAAGACCAAAAGGAGGAAGAGTGA
- the alr gene encoding alanine racemase, whose protein sequence is MKQLALHKTRQTVLEIDLKAILKNFDHFRNQVGPETSFVMVIKAFAYGAGIKHIAKLFEGEKVAYLAVACVDEGVELKDAGITQEIIILNPERDGYSQMIEYGLQPVLYDLDSLQAFSEELAAFRSYHKPYPVHLKLDTGMHRLGFEEKDLNQLCSFLMNNESMLVKTVLSHLVASDKPAFDDFTQQQFQLFERLTSILTQTLGYAPKRHILNSGGIERFPNHAYELVRLGIGLYGISSDQANLQNVYTWKTRITQLKEVKKGDSVSYNRSWVAQRDSKIAVIFVGYADGLNRRLGNENWSLHWKDKKVPIVGDICMDLCMVDVTDVAAEIGDELIIFNSQQEVYDMAKILGTIHYEVLTGISKRVKRVYLPEKN, encoded by the coding sequence GTGAAGCAACTCGCCTTGCATAAGACCAGGCAAACTGTCCTCGAAATTGACCTAAAGGCCATCCTCAAAAACTTTGATCATTTCCGCAATCAGGTAGGCCCTGAAACTTCCTTTGTAATGGTGATTAAGGCCTTTGCCTATGGAGCTGGTATTAAGCATATTGCCAAACTGTTTGAAGGTGAAAAAGTCGCCTACCTGGCGGTAGCTTGTGTGGATGAAGGGGTGGAACTCAAGGATGCTGGCATTACTCAAGAGATTATCATTCTCAATCCTGAGCGAGATGGTTATTCCCAAATGATTGAATATGGCCTTCAACCGGTGCTGTATGATCTCGACTCCTTACAAGCTTTTTCAGAAGAATTGGCCGCTTTTCGATCCTATCACAAACCTTATCCGGTCCACCTTAAGTTGGATACAGGGATGCATCGTCTTGGATTTGAAGAAAAAGACTTAAACCAGTTGTGTTCCTTTTTGATGAACAACGAGTCGATGCTGGTTAAAACGGTATTGTCGCACTTGGTGGCCAGTGATAAACCTGCCTTTGATGATTTTACCCAACAACAATTTCAGCTTTTCGAACGGCTTACTTCCATATTAACCCAAACCTTGGGCTATGCTCCAAAACGACATATTCTCAATAGCGGTGGAATTGAACGATTTCCCAATCATGCCTACGAATTAGTTCGCTTGGGTATAGGGTTGTATGGAATTTCGTCGGATCAGGCCAATTTGCAGAATGTCTATACCTGGAAAACCAGAATTACTCAGCTAAAAGAGGTGAAAAAAGGGGACTCAGTGAGTTATAATCGTAGTTGGGTAGCCCAAAGAGATTCTAAGATTGCTGTCATTTTTGTCGGTTATGCAGATGGGTTAAACCGACGCTTGGGCAACGAAAACTGGAGCCTTCACTGGAAGGATAAGAAAGTGCCTATTGTGGGCGATATATGCATGGATTTGTGCATGGTAGATGTTACGGATGTTGCCGCAGAGATTGGGGATGAGTTGATTATTTTCAATTCTCAGCAAGAGGTCTATGACATGGCCAAGATTCTTGGCACCATTCATTATGAGGTTTTAACCGGTATTTCTAAGCGGGTTAAGCGGGTTTACCTGCCCGAAAAAAATTAA